Within Micromonas commoda chromosome 9, complete sequence, the genomic segment GGCGCCAGGGACCTGTCCAAGCCGGActactcggacgacgacgacgacggggacaaCGTCAAGGGTTCGCTGATGCGAGCGGCGATGGCCCGCGCGGATGCCGACGTGGCGGGagccaacgcggcgcgcctcgtcaTCTTCGGCGCGCCGGAAGCCATCGTACCTGTTGGCGATCGCACCGGTGAGGCGGGTAAGAAAGCCGGCGTCGAGTGGGAGGAACCCGTAGATccgcccaagcccaagcgcccgacgccggaggagatcgccgcgaagCGTTCGAGGCTGgacgcgaggctgcgcggacgacgatccAGCCCCACGCTGATGGGACTGGAACAGATGGGGATCGGCAGCGCGGAGGCCCGGGGTTGGACCTCGGTGCAGGCGACCGCGTTCGAGGAGCAGATGGTGGCGCACAAGTACAACCTGTTCGCGGTGTCCAGGATGGGTCGGAAGAAACCTCCGAAGACCAAGTGCGgcccggaggaggagatgctGCAGGAGGGTAACGAGTTCCTGGGCAAGGACAAGGAGAACGACAAGGCCGGGGACAACAgggccatcgacgacgagaagaaggacgcggcgaaggacgagACGGGCGAgccgaacggcggcggcgaacgggcgCCCGGGGTTGAactcgacgtggacgacgtgcCGTGTCTCAAGTGCGGCGAGACTGACGGCGAGCCGGATTTCGTGCTCTGCGACGGGTGCCCCAAGGGTGGCCACTACCAGTGCCTCGGTCTTCCCGGCGTCCCCGAGGGAGACTGGTTCTGCGCCGACTGCGTCAAGGACAAGGAGACGCACCTCTCCCCGCGCAAGGTTCCCTCCGCCGACGATTTTGACGAGGAACCCTCGGACGAGAGGCTCAAGGGCAAGACGCTGCACGACATGGTGGACTACTACTACAACAACTGGCTCACCAGGCCCGGCACgagagacgacgacgacgacaggtccgtgtgcgacgacgacgacgttctgCCCGCCAAGCGCAAGTCCATCGTgtccgccaagctcgcgaggACCATCAGccaggagaaggagctcgcgcggctgGGCATCGTCGACTCGCCCGCGAGAAAGCCGGCGCCAAAACCCAAGAAGGCCGACCCGAAGAAagacgccgaacgcgcgtcgAAGAAGGTGGACGAGCTGCTCAGGTTCACGCAGAGGTGCGCGCGGTTCCCGAGGAAGACCGCGAagaccctcgcgccgtccgcgctgTCGAGCAAACAGGCGTTGGtcaggcggtggaggcgggtGATGATCGTCtcggacgcgggggagggcgccggcgacgaggcggaggctgagctcgcgaGGAAGAAACTCGAGTgcgtcgaggcgacgctGACGCGGGCGTTCGAAAACCCGCAGTACCCGAaggcggacgtcgcgttctcggacgacgtcgcgtgATTGGCGACGGATGGACGACACGATCATGATAGAGTTGAGGTGCGGCGTGAGCGCCTCCCCACGTGAATTTTATAAATTTCATTATTTCTTGGACGAGGTGATGTTAAAACGCCCCTTCAACCACGACTCGTCACAACGACAAGCGCGTATCCGATGGTGACgcctccctccgcgccgcgggcccccgcgatgcgacgcgacacgccgtccccgaccgccaccgcgcatCTCGAGCGAAACGaccgggaggaggacgacctcGTGAGGGCCCTCCTCTCTCAGCACAAGGCGGAAGACACCGCAGACGGACCCCCGGGGCACTCTCACTCTCTGGATGATACCTACTATCACGATGGTCCCGAGCCCCCCCAGGCGTACCGCAACTCGATGCCCGAGGACAGGACGTGCGCTTGCCACACCTCGCCGCTGGCATCCGTCTTGTGCTGGCTCACGACGCCGCTCCTCTGCG encodes:
- a CDS encoding predicted protein, which translates into the protein MGEAGATEPVSPGASAETADTSNDGNAANDDPARDIKPSELLQWLRCVVAPATREDSAALRRCPTFLQPDPVTGQTDASVALRTGRQPVSAGGVTGGDSEEVNCIALDRYRVATAVVRMQPRRGARGGSGGSARARAAAWNFLGGKATLTKPSVIRVGQQFQAEVPAWHGPVPLDGSAPMMPEEIDLVALPEKEDAPGNEVAVYGVPAPRSKRVDARREKEEAERLRQAREREELERARRERARRAMEQSRLARETEPERAERLGGFRIWPPEGVFVRTRGYDASGGSVSTLQSLSASAGSVGTPLALPSTSGDKRKASDMTDSEDADDPTKRPRTRDNEGGLLDGIRTVLAEGSLAMIRAAAAARAAAAAARALASSRLSPRKSGARDLSKPDYSDDDDDGDNVKGSLMRAAMARADADVAGANAARLVIFGAPEAIVPVGDRTGEAGKKAGVEWEEPVDPPKPKRPTPEEIAAKRSRLDARLRGRRSSPTLMGLEQMGIGSAEARGWTSVQATAFEEQMVAHKYNLFAVSRMGRKKPPKTKCGPEEEMLQEGNEFLGKDKENDKAGDNRAIDDEKKDAAKDETGEPNGGGERAPGVELDVDDVPCLKCGETDGEPDFVLCDGCPKGGHYQCLGLPGVPEGDWFCADCVKDKETHLSPRKVPSADDFDEEPSDERLKGKTLHDMVDYYYNNWLTRPGTRDDDDDRSVCDDDDVLPAKRKSIVSAKLARTISQEKELARLGIVDSPARKPAPKPKKADPKKDAERASKKVDELLRFTQRCARFPRKTAKTLAPSALSSKQALVRRWRRVMIVSDAGEGAGDEAEAELARKKLECVEATLTRAFENPQYPKADVAFSDDVA